A single Acidobacteriota bacterium DNA region contains:
- a CDS encoding MT-A70 family methyltransferase — protein sequence MPPRLTAAADFERAHANSAFGTVLADPPWQFTNRTGKVAPEHHRLSRYATLSRAEIEAIPVAAACAEAAHLYLWVPNALLQEGLDVMKRWGFTYKTNLVWHKVRKDGGPDGRGVGFYFRNTTELVLFGVRGKLRTLAPGRRQVNIIRSRKREHSRKPDELYDIIEACSPGPYLELFARGRHSDLWTAWGDQSSEYEPDWPTYAKASDAVR from the coding sequence ATGCCGCCCCGCTTGACGGCCGCCGCCGACTTCGAACGCGCTCACGCCAACAGCGCCTTCGGCACAGTCCTCGCCGACCCGCCCTGGCAGTTCACCAACCGCACCGGCAAGGTGGCGCCCGAGCACCACCGCCTCAGCCGCTACGCGACCCTGTCGCGGGCCGAGATCGAAGCCATTCCGGTGGCCGCCGCCTGCGCCGAAGCCGCCCACCTCTACCTCTGGGTGCCCAACGCCCTCCTCCAGGAAGGCCTCGACGTGATGAAGCGCTGGGGCTTCACCTACAAGACGAACCTCGTCTGGCACAAGGTGCGCAAGGACGGCGGCCCCGACGGCCGCGGCGTCGGCTTCTACTTCCGCAACACGACGGAACTCGTCCTGTTCGGCGTCCGCGGCAAGCTGCGCACGCTGGCTCCCGGCCGCCGCCAGGTCAACATCATCCGATCGCGCAAGCGGGAGCACTCCCGCAAACCGGACGAGCTCTACGACATCATCGAAGCGTGCAGTCCGGGCCCGTACCTCGAACTGTTCGCCCGCGGCCGCCACTCGGACCTCTGGACCGCCTGGGGCGACCAGAGCAGCGAGTACGAACCGGACTGGCCCACGTACGCGAAGGCGAGTGACGCCGTCCGCTGA
- a CDS encoding DUF2277 domain-containing protein, which produces MCRNIRVLYNFEPPANDEEVRAAALQYVRKVSGSTKPSRANEAAFERAVNAVAETTARLLQELTTTAPPRNREAEAEKARERWRRRQARMAAAG; this is translated from the coding sequence ATGTGCAGGAACATCCGTGTCCTCTACAACTTCGAGCCGCCGGCCAATGACGAGGAAGTGCGCGCCGCGGCGCTTCAGTACGTGCGCAAGGTCAGCGGTTCGACGAAGCCGTCGCGCGCGAACGAAGCCGCCTTCGAACGGGCGGTGAACGCCGTCGCCGAAACGACTGCCCGGTTGCTCCAGGAACTCACCACGACCGCGCCGCCACGCAACCGGGAGGCCGAGGCCGAGAAGGCGCGCGAGCGGTGGCGGCGGCGCCAGGCGCGGATGGCCGCGGCGGGTTAG
- a CDS encoding S-(hydroxymethyl)glutathione dehydrogenase/class III alcohol dehydrogenase: MKSRAAVAHEAGKPLEIEEVDVEGPKEGEVLVRVVATGVCHTDAYTLSGADPEGLFPAILGHEGGAIVEEVGPGVTSVAPGDHVIPLYTAECRECKFCQSGKTNLCQAIRATQGQGVMPDGSSRFSSGGSSLYHYMGTSTFSEYSVIAEISTAKVNKAAPLDKVCLLGCGITTGIGAVLNTARVEPGSTVAVFGLGGIGLSVIQGAVMAKAGRIIAIDVNPSKFDFARSLGATDFVNPADYADPIQEVIVDLTDGGVDYSFECIGNVEVMRAALECCHKGWGESVIIGVAGSGQEIATRPFQLVTGRVWRGTAFGGVRGRTDIPGMVDQYMAGEIEIDSMITHTMGLDDINHAFDLMHEGESIRSVVLY, encoded by the coding sequence ATGAAGTCAAGAGCCGCCGTGGCCCACGAAGCCGGCAAGCCACTCGAGATCGAAGAAGTCGACGTCGAAGGCCCGAAGGAAGGCGAGGTCCTGGTGCGCGTCGTCGCCACCGGCGTCTGCCACACGGACGCCTACACCCTGTCGGGCGCCGACCCGGAGGGACTGTTCCCCGCGATCCTCGGCCACGAGGGCGGCGCGATCGTGGAAGAGGTCGGGCCCGGCGTGACCTCCGTGGCGCCCGGCGACCACGTGATCCCGCTCTACACGGCCGAGTGCCGGGAGTGCAAGTTCTGCCAGTCCGGCAAGACGAACCTCTGCCAGGCGATCCGCGCCACCCAGGGCCAGGGCGTGATGCCCGACGGCAGCTCCCGGTTCTCGAGTGGCGGCAGCTCCCTCTACCACTACATGGGCACGTCGACGTTCTCCGAATACTCGGTCATTGCCGAGATCTCGACCGCCAAGGTGAACAAGGCGGCGCCGCTGGACAAGGTGTGCCTGCTCGGCTGCGGCATCACGACCGGCATCGGCGCGGTGCTCAACACGGCCAGGGTCGAGCCCGGCTCGACGGTCGCGGTGTTCGGCCTCGGCGGTATCGGCCTGTCGGTGATCCAGGGCGCGGTGATGGCGAAGGCGGGCCGGATCATCGCGATCGACGTCAATCCGTCCAAGTTCGACTTTGCCCGCTCCCTTGGCGCCACCGACTTCGTGAACCCGGCCGACTACGCCGACCCGATCCAGGAGGTCATCGTCGACCTGACCGACGGCGGCGTCGACTACTCGTTCGAGTGCATCGGCAACGTCGAGGTCATGCGCGCCGCCCTGGAGTGCTGCCACAAGGGCTGGGGCGAGTCCGTGATCATCGGCGTCGCCGGTTCCGGTCAGGAGATCGCCACCCGCCCCTTCCAGCTCGTCACGGGCCGCGTCTGGCGCGGCACCGCCTTCGGCGGCGTCCGCGGCCGCACCGACATCCCCGGCATGGTCGACCAGTACATGGCCGGCGAGATCGAGATCGACAGCATGATCACGCACACGATGGGGCTCGACGACATCAACCACGCCTTCGACCTGATGCACGAAGGCGAGAGCATCCGCTCGGTGGTGCTGTACTAG
- a CDS encoding adenosine deaminase family protein, with amino-acid sequence MQTAHDTHLKAPLSRADLIGRLPKTDLHVHLDGSLRLDTLIELSRDARLELPSQTPEGLLELVFKESYDDLEDYLRAFSYTSPALCTAEALERAAYELGADNLAENVCYVEVRLAPQLHTGPDLDIAGVLAAVDRGLARVQREHEATDNVRNGAEPPFRYGIIACALRMFGAGHSPYYRGLFTALHGWTKPEIYAAASLSLARSVVEARDRLGLPVVAFDLAGAEAGNPAAVHRDAFLYAQQHFLKKTIHAGEAYGPESIFQAITLLQADRIGHGTHLYAADRLRRDNPDSAAARDPERYIRNLAQYISDRRITLEVCITSNLQSIQRLESFADHPFGRMIEDRLSVTLCTDNRLMSRTTVTREIASACEAFDLSLEDLRNVIIYGFKRSFYPGTYIEKRAYVRRVIDYYDEVVAAET; translated from the coding sequence ATGCAGACCGCGCATGATACCCACTTGAAGGCGCCGCTCTCCCGCGCCGATCTCATCGGCAGGCTTCCGAAGACCGACCTTCACGTCCACCTCGACGGTTCGCTCCGGCTCGACACCCTGATCGAGCTTTCGCGCGACGCGCGGCTGGAGCTTCCCTCCCAAACGCCGGAGGGCCTCCTCGAGCTCGTCTTCAAGGAGAGCTACGACGACCTCGAGGACTATCTGCGCGCCTTCTCCTACACTTCGCCCGCGCTCTGCACGGCTGAAGCGCTGGAACGGGCCGCCTACGAGCTGGGGGCCGACAACCTGGCCGAGAACGTCTGCTACGTGGAGGTGCGGCTGGCGCCTCAGCTCCACACCGGGCCCGACCTCGACATCGCCGGCGTGCTGGCCGCGGTCGACCGCGGGCTCGCCCGCGTCCAGCGCGAGCACGAAGCGACGGACAACGTGCGGAACGGCGCCGAGCCACCCTTCCGCTACGGGATCATCGCCTGCGCTCTGCGCATGTTCGGCGCCGGCCACAGCCCCTACTACCGGGGACTGTTCACCGCGCTCCACGGCTGGACCAAACCGGAAATCTACGCTGCCGCCTCTCTGTCGCTCGCCCGTTCCGTCGTCGAGGCGCGGGACCGGCTCGGGCTTCCCGTCGTCGCCTTCGACCTCGCCGGCGCCGAGGCGGGCAACCCGGCCGCCGTGCACCGCGACGCCTTCCTGTACGCGCAGCAGCACTTCCTGAAGAAGACGATCCACGCCGGCGAGGCCTACGGGCCCGAGAGCATCTTCCAGGCGATCACGCTGCTCCAGGCGGACCGTATCGGCCACGGCACCCACCTCTACGCCGCCGACCGGCTCCGCCGCGACAACCCGGACTCCGCGGCGGCCAGGGACCCCGAGCGCTACATCCGCAACCTGGCCCAGTACATCAGCGACCGGCGGATCACTCTCGAGGTCTGCATCACCTCGAACCTGCAGTCCATCCAGCGCCTCGAGAGCTTCGCGGACCACCCCTTCGGCCGGATGATCGAGGACCGGCTCTCCGTCACCCTGTGCACCGACAACCGGCTCATGTCCCGCACCACCGTGACCAGGGAGATCGCCTCAGCCTGCGAGGCCTTCGACCTGTCGCTCGAGGACCTGCGCAACGTGATCATCTACGGCTTCAAGCGCAGCTTCTACCCCGGCACCTACATCGAGAAGCGGGCCTACGTGCGGCGGGTGATCGACTACTACGACGAGGTGGTGGCGGCGGAGACCTAA
- a CDS encoding aquaporin family protein: protein MRKLLMECIGTLFLMMAVAFSGNNPIAVGLMLAVMVYSGGHLSGGHFNPAVSLAAWMRGKLGVADMVQYMVAQVVGACLGWLVHSYLMGGSTAPMPTEHPVMHGVVAEALLAFALVTVVLNMMSSRSAGNPVGGLAIGFTLSAALYTGAGVSGGAFNPAVGLGPQVMEAITGGGFDANTLALYGVGPLVGGAVAALVYKFLND from the coding sequence ATGCGCAAGCTGCTCATGGAGTGCATCGGCACGCTGTTCTTGATGATGGCCGTGGCCTTCAGCGGGAACAACCCCATCGCCGTCGGTCTGATGTTGGCGGTGATGGTCTACAGCGGCGGACACCTGTCCGGCGGACACTTCAACCCGGCAGTGAGCCTGGCCGCATGGATGCGCGGCAAGCTCGGCGTGGCCGACATGGTCCAGTACATGGTGGCCCAGGTTGTCGGCGCCTGCCTTGGTTGGCTCGTCCACAGCTACCTGATGGGCGGCAGCACGGCGCCTATGCCGACCGAGCATCCGGTCATGCACGGCGTGGTGGCCGAGGCGCTGCTCGCCTTCGCGCTCGTCACCGTCGTCCTGAACATGATGTCCTCGCGGTCGGCCGGCAACCCTGTCGGCGGCCTGGCCATCGGCTTTACACTCTCGGCTGCCCTCTACACGGGCGCTGGTGTATCCGGTGGTGCGTTCAATCCCGCAGTTGGTCTCGGTCCTCAGGTCATGGAGGCGATCACGGGCGGCGGCTTCGACGCCAACACCCTGGCGCTCTACGGCGTGGGTCCGCTGGTCGGCGGCGCGGTGGCGGCGCTCGTCTACAAGTTCCTCAACGACTGA
- a CDS encoding M1 family metallopeptidase — MTPVRRLGHVAVRLALPLLLAVSPGARAQFPGAAIDVLDYRFELDLSDQTDEIEGRAAIAFRVLRPVGEVEFDLDDPAADGGPEAGGMVVSSATLADMALQFRQQDDRLFVALDREATAGERRRIEIRYRGVPADGFAIGTNRHGERTFFADNWPDRAHHWLPVVDHPSDKATVAFVVTAPAQYQVVATGAFVEAVDLGDGMRRTEWRSRVPIATKVMAVGVARFVRHRQGEVNGVPVEIWVYPQDRDVGLRAFAPGPRVLGTFERRLGDYPYAKLANVQTTTRWGGLENAGNVFYDEDAVDREGGIEGLIAHEIAHQWFGDAVTESDWPHVWLSEGFATYLTACYLDWTYGRGRFMGQMDAARERVLAYAAEAPDSVIVPESVPDPRRLLSPNVYQKAAWVLHMLRGEVGDGTFWKGMRTYYERFRDRNASTADFVAVMEEASGRSLEWFFGQWLRRPGVPELEIAWRFDEATSAVELTVTQLGPTIYRLPLDVEAVLDDGRTVRGRVDVEGERTTASLRLPARPERLRIDPDAWLLMSYSALR, encoded by the coding sequence GTGACCCCGGTCCGTCGACTGGGGCACGTTGCGGTGCGTCTGGCGTTGCCGCTCCTTCTGGCCGTGTCTCCGGGCGCCCGGGCGCAGTTTCCCGGCGCGGCGATCGACGTCCTCGACTATCGCTTCGAACTCGACCTCTCGGACCAGACGGACGAGATCGAGGGACGGGCGGCCATCGCCTTTCGCGTCCTGCGACCCGTTGGCGAGGTCGAGTTCGATCTCGACGACCCGGCCGCGGACGGCGGCCCGGAAGCCGGCGGCATGGTCGTTTCCTCGGCGACCCTCGCCGACATGGCTCTGCAGTTCCGGCAGCAGGACGACCGGCTCTTCGTGGCGCTGGACCGCGAGGCTACTGCCGGCGAACGACGCCGCATCGAGATCCGCTACCGCGGCGTCCCCGCCGACGGTTTCGCGATCGGCACGAACCGCCACGGCGAGCGGACCTTCTTCGCCGACAACTGGCCGGATCGGGCCCACCACTGGCTGCCGGTTGTCGATCATCCCTCGGACAAGGCGACCGTGGCCTTCGTCGTCACGGCGCCGGCGCAATACCAGGTCGTGGCCACCGGCGCCTTCGTCGAGGCGGTCGACCTGGGCGACGGCATGCGTCGCACCGAGTGGCGCAGTCGCGTTCCCATCGCCACCAAGGTGATGGCGGTCGGCGTCGCGCGCTTCGTCCGACACCGGCAAGGCGAAGTCAACGGTGTGCCCGTGGAGATCTGGGTCTACCCGCAGGATCGGGACGTCGGCCTGCGGGCGTTCGCTCCGGGGCCGCGCGTGCTGGGGACCTTCGAGCGACGGCTCGGGGACTACCCGTACGCCAAGCTCGCCAACGTGCAGACCACGACCCGCTGGGGCGGCCTGGAGAACGCCGGCAACGTGTTCTACGACGAGGACGCGGTCGACCGCGAAGGCGGCATCGAGGGTCTGATCGCGCACGAGATCGCCCACCAGTGGTTCGGCGACGCCGTTACCGAGAGCGACTGGCCGCACGTCTGGCTCAGCGAGGGCTTCGCGACCTACCTGACCGCCTGCTACCTCGACTGGACGTACGGTCGCGGCCGCTTCATGGGCCAGATGGACGCGGCGCGGGAGCGGGTGCTCGCGTACGCGGCGGAGGCGCCGGACTCGGTCATCGTGCCGGAGTCCGTGCCCGACCCGCGGCGCCTGCTCAGCCCGAACGTCTACCAGAAGGCAGCCTGGGTGCTGCACATGCTCCGGGGCGAAGTCGGCGACGGCACGTTCTGGAAGGGGATGCGGACGTACTACGAGCGCTTCCGCGACCGGAACGCCTCGACCGCCGACTTTGTGGCGGTGATGGAGGAGGCCTCCGGCCGGAGTCTCGAGTGGTTCTTCGGCCAGTGGCTGCGCCGGCCCGGCGTGCCGGAGCTGGAGATCGCGTGGCGGTTCGATGAGGCGACGTCGGCGGTCGAGCTGACGGTGACCCAGCTCGGTCCGACGATCTACCGGCTGCCTCTGGACGTGGAAGCCGTACTCGACGACGGCCGCACCGTCCGCGGCCGCGTCGACGTCGAAGGCGAGCGGACGACCGCCTCGTTGCGTCTACCGGCCCGCCCCGAGCGGCTCCGGATCGACCCGGACGCCTGGCTCCTCATGAGTTACTCGGCGCTACGATGA
- the infC gene encoding translation initiation factor IF-3, with protein MNHRIRKTPVRLIDQNGAQLGVVPLEDAKRRAQDARLDLVEVGPNADPPVVRVMDWGKVKFERDKKKRESRKKAATIDLKEVKYRPTIDPHDYQIKTDRALRFLREGKKVKVTIFFRYRQLRRPELGIAILDKVSDAIEGVGEVETRSGLEGRQMTMVLNPIAQAD; from the coding sequence ATCAACCACCGGATCCGGAAGACCCCGGTACGGCTCATCGATCAGAACGGCGCCCAGCTAGGCGTCGTTCCCCTGGAGGACGCGAAGAGGAGGGCCCAGGACGCTCGGCTCGATCTCGTCGAGGTCGGTCCCAACGCGGATCCGCCCGTGGTCCGGGTCATGGACTGGGGCAAGGTCAAGTTCGAGCGCGACAAGAAGAAGCGCGAGTCGCGGAAGAAGGCGGCGACGATCGATCTGAAGGAGGTCAAGTACCGGCCGACGATCGACCCGCACGACTACCAGATCAAGACGGACCGCGCGCTCCGCTTCCTCCGCGAGGGCAAGAAGGTCAAGGTGACGATCTTCTTCCGCTACCGGCAGCTCCGCAGGCCCGAACTCGGCATCGCCATCCTGGACAAGGTGAGCGACGCGATCGAGGGCGTGGGCGAGGTGGAGACCCGCTCGGGACTGGAGGGCCGTCAGATGACGATGGTCCTGAACCCGATCGCGCAGGCAGACTGA